Part of the Anguilla rostrata isolate EN2019 chromosome 10, ASM1855537v3, whole genome shotgun sequence genome, gtgtatgtgtattcatatgtgtatgtgtgtttgtgtgtgtgtgtgtgtgtacatgccacAATTGGAGCAGCTGGCAGTGATATAGCAGGTGTATGTTTAGAGGTGTAATTCCAGTTTTGGCGGTCCTACCACCACGGGGAGCACTGCGTTCCCAAAGTCTGTGATCCGGCAGGGCGAAGCTTCAGTGAATCTCCTTCATAATGTGTCTGAAACACAGCGGTGTGGTTCTGGGCTCTGGGTGCTCAGACGCTCTAATccagcaaacacacatttcataaataataaactgcAAACGGGGCACTCAGTAGTCATagtacggggggtggggggtaagaCCCATAAGGAAATGAACTTTCCTAACTAATATATAATTCCCCACACCCAATTAAAACATCCAATCTACGATCGCTACATCCAATGAAACAGCTGTCTTTAGGATTCAGTTTTCCCGATCAAGGTCAAACGCATCGAAACGCATGTGAagcagtttgaaaaagcaaGAGTTAGGCGGGCATCCATTTTACACAGAGGTAGTGGAAGACATGGCCACTCCCACGGGCACCTCTGACACAGCTTAAATGTGATTGGTTAAACTGGATGACCTGTGGAAGCATCAGTCAGTCAGATCTGAGAGACAGCAATAATCCCGCCCTCTCGTCTGTCCCCAGAGCAGAATTAGGAGTgtgccattcattttcaacttGGGACCGGTCCCGATATAAACTGAGCATACAGGTGTATGCAGCATACAGGTGTATAGGTACAGGTGTATGCAGCATACAGGTGTATGCATGTCGTATGTGGATCTTCTTTGTAGTTCAGAGCAGTGCAAGTCTTCAGGCCCCTTGTACAGATACATTCATTTTGGATCATTAAGGCATCATGTGCAACGTCACTGGAAGATCAGGAATATCTTCAGCATCTCCATGGTTACAGAACTTGTGTGAATTATTAGACTGTCCAGCCACTTATCTTCAGCGGCCTTGATCTTCAGTCCGATCCTATcggaaaaaatacacatttcagcGCGTTCACTCACGAACTCACTTGTTCACTCACCCGTTCATGCACtcgttcactcactcactcacgcactcacccACATACCTCAATGCTTGGCAAGTTCGGCTTGCTTGTCTGCCTCAAACTCGCCCTCATTGTCAGCGTCACCATTATAATCCGCAAGCTTGTCCTTCCGGTCCGGCAGGGCGTGGCCTACAGCCGGATCTCTACCTGCCAGGGCGGAAAACCATTGTCACCTGCTTGTGCAACTTTAAGAAAGAACACAGGAGGGAAAGTGGCCTGTCCTAGATTACCTGCGTTAGCTTTGAGTTGAGTCTGTTTCACTGCCTCAGAACCTGCAGCATTCTGCTGGTCTCCTGGTTTGTCTCCAGGTTTGTCCTCAGGTTGGTCCTCAGGTTGGTCTCCAGGTTTGTCCTCAGGTTGGTCCTCAGGTTTGTCCTCAAGTTTGTCTCCAGGTTTGTCCTCAGGTTGGTCCTCAGGTTGGTCTCCAGGTTTGTCCTCAGGTTTGTCTTCAGGTTTGTCCTCAGGTGTGTCCACACGTTTGTCTTCCTTTTCCACCACAACCACATCATTTCCTGCAGCAAAGGATCTGAATTAGTTCCATTGTTTCCCCATTTGTGTAAAGTCATGCTAAGAATATCTGCCGTTTTCATTATTGATCAGCCTTATAATTTCAATAATAAGAATtccttgcatttatacagcattatgagaatgttttgtgttagctgggataGTGGTAGAATGACAGAGAACATTAGAATGCTGTTAGAATGGCAGTAGAATAGTGACCGAATGACAGAGagcattagaatgttgttagaatggcagtaaaatagTGACTGAATGACAGAGAGTATTAGAATGCGGTTAGAATTGCAGTAGAATAGtgacagaaggacagagagcaTTAGAATGCGGTTAGAATGACCGTGGAATACTGAGGTCGTGAGTCATGTCTAACCTGTAGACTGCTGCTTCCCCACATGGGTTTCCATCACTTCCAAGTCATTTCCCCGTTTGGCCACGCCCACTGGGGGTTGCTGCTGGGTAATGTCGCTTTTCTCTGATTTGGAGAGTACACACAGTAAATACATACTGTCTGCCTGCCGCCGCAAGAACACACCCTCTCCACAGTCAGTGTACCATGTAGCATTCAGCTacgctgtgtatgtgtgtgtgtgtgtgtgtgtgtgtgcattttgctAATGTATGTGGGGACTTTGTACCTCCATCTTTGGCAATCTCATTGGTCTCCAGCGCAGAAAGCTTGGTGTTGGTACTGTCTGGTTCAGCGCCGGTCCGGCTGGTTTTCGGGGCGAGGACAGAGGGCTTCTTGGTGTCATCCAGGCCTGGCTTCTCTTCCAGGCCCGTTCGGCTGAGAGGGGGGCCGGACTTCTCCTGCCCAGGACACAAACCAAAGTCACAACAAGGCTAACAGGGAGCGGGCCATGAATACAAAGCAACGCAGATGCACAACACTAATGACAAATTATATTAGAGGAacacattataaaatacaaGGTACATAGAAAAAGCCTCAATCCAGACTAATGTTGCACGAATCTGGATTTTTGTAAACTGCCCCAGAGAAATTACTTAACATTAgtgaaaaccacacacacacgggtgcaccatcctacacaaacacacacacacacacacacacacaggggacagGTACCTGAGAGGAGGGTGAGACAGGTGGGGGTTTCTCAGGGGTTTTGGCTGCACACTCCTCCTTCAGAGCACTCATCTGAGCCTCACACTGATtcctacacaaaacactgcacagtgagtacacatacacacatgcaagcacaaatGTCCCTGCCCCTTTagccaggtgcattgtgggtaaactCACATGGCAGTACTCAGATTGATCCGATTGTTCTGGCagtcctgcagctccttctgAATTTCCTCCAGACCGAACAACTGAgctagagagaaagaggggggaggggagagagagagacattgagagagagcatgagagacgGAGGGATGTAACAAGAGACACAGAAGAGGAAAAAGGTGTGGTGataaggagagggaaagagagaagagggtaTCCTACCTTTCAATATCTGGATTGTTCTAGTGCTTGTGGAGATGTTTAACACCAGAACTGTCTGAAATAGAAGAAGAGAGCGGTTCTCATCCACTGCTGCAAGGCCTTGTGGGTAAGTGAGTTTTGTAGTGTACATGCCGTACCTTTTCTTGCTTCCAGTTAGCCTGCATGGTATCCAGCTGGATCCTGTGACTGTCCTCCATGCGTTTGATCTGGTCGCTCTGCATGCGCAGCTGCTCCTCAAACGCCGCCTTCTTCTGCTCCACAGCTGCCCTCTCTGCCGCCGCTCTCCGCGCCGCTCCCTCCATCTGAAACAGCTGCGTCTGCGCAAACACCTCCCGCGGTCAAGCTCCGCCCACAGTCAAGGCTCCACCCATGGTCAAGCTCCGCCCATAGTCACAGCTCCACCCACGCAcccacccaccgcaaaaaactgTGACTGGACCTAGGGAGTGGTTTAAAACGATTGGACTTCCCATAGAGGAAAACTTATGGGATAGGGACCTATGATATTTCTGTACACTTAGTTGCCaattgcacacatttttctACCTATTTTGCACACCGTCAGAGACCAGTAAGAATCTCTAAACTGGCAGAGTTGCTACAAAATCATATACACATTTTCcaccaacacaaaataattttaaacattaaGTACATTCTCCCCTCAAACTCCATAAAGtgcatttgccaaaaaaaaaatcattttcccaCACTAAACCACTTCCACATCATCTTCTgaagagtgggagggagaaTGATCCATGCTTCCAActcacctgcagctccaggTTGCGTGAGCTCGACACCCAGTAGTTGAATCCCAGCACGAGAACGCAAGCGATCAAGGCGCCAATCAGAAGCGGCGGCGACCTTCCTCCGCGACGCCCGTTTCCAAGGCCTCCCATGGCAACCGTGAGCCGGAAAACGGGTGAGCTAGCAAGTGTGCGACGCTAGGA contains:
- the golm1 gene encoding Golgi membrane protein 1, producing the protein MGGLGNGRRGGRSPPLLIGALIACVLVLGFNYWVSSSRNLELQTQLFQMEGAARRAAAERAAVEQKKAAFEEQLRMQSDQIKRMEDSHRIQLDTMQANWKQEKTVLVLNISTSTRTIQILKAQLFGLEEIQKELQDCQNNRINLSTAMNQCEAQMSALKEECAAKTPEKPPPVSPSSQEKSGPPLSRTGLEEKPGLDDTKKPSVLAPKTSRTGAEPDSTNTKLSALETNEIAKDGEKSDITQQQPPVGVAKRGNDLEVMETHVGKQQSTGNDVVVVEKEDKRVDTPEDKPEDKPEDKPGDQPEDQPEDKPGDKLEDKPEDQPEDKPGDQPEDQPEDKPGDKPGDQQNAAGSEAVKQTQLKANAGRDPAVGHALPDRKDKLADYNGDADNEGEFEADKQAELAKH